The Paenibacillus sp. FSL W8-0426 region AGCCGTTTTGTCCACATCGGATAATCCCTGGATGGCCTTATCCAGCTTCTCTGCCGCCGCATTGACCTCGGTCTGCGTGGAACGCGGATCTGCCCATACACGTTCAGCCTGCTCCAGCGCCTTTGCCAATACCGCCCACGTCGCAGCAGACCAGTCTGCCTCCTTATACGTGCGAGCCTCCTCGATCTTCGCCTGAAGTGCGGTAAGATCGGCCGGAATGACTTCCATGTGCAGCATGACCTCTTCCAAAGCCTGTGCTGCAGCATCGGACGCCGCTTGGGTCAGCCCCGTATTCGCATAGGCTTGTTCGTAGACTTGGCGCGCCTGCTCGATCGCGGGTGCAAGCGTCTTCCAGCTCTCCGCCTCAAAATCGCTCTCCACCAGCGCTTCGGCACGCGAGATCGCTGCCCACAGCCGCTGCCGGTTGGCAGGCTCGATGGCTATGCCGCGTTTATACACATCCAGCGAATCCAGCGCGCGCCCTTCGTAGGAGTAACCCCCATTGCCCGGATATTCGTCGTAATCGAACATGGCCTGGTTCTCCCACGCATCTCCTTCCGAAGCGATCCAGCCTACGTCCGCCGCGATCCAGGCCGGCTCCCAATAGAAAAATCCTGCGCCTTTGTTTCCCGGAACTTTGGCGATCATGTCCATGATACCGGCGATGACATCATATTGACCCTGTACCGTGGCGGGAAATGTCGCTCCGCCTACATGCAGCGATTCCGGCGTGCCGATAATGTTGCCATGGGCATCCCCATTTTTGAACGAAAACGGATAGGACGTCTCCGCGATGATGACATCTTTTCCGTATTTCTCGGCGATAAGGTTCATCGTTGCCTGCACGTCGGCAAACGTGCCGTGCCAGAACGGATAATAGGATAATCCGACGGTGTCGTAATCCACGTTGCCCTTCTCTAGTTCGCCAAAATACCAATCGAACATTTCCGACTTTCCGCCCTCGGCCAGATGGATCATGATCCGCACCTGGTCGCCGCCTTCCACGTCGCGCACGCCTGCAATGCCGCTGTTCAGCAAAGCCGCGTTTTCATCAAAATTCACATTGCTGTTCAGACCGTTTAATACGCCGCTGTTGATCTCGTTACCGATCTGAACCATGTCCGGCATTGCACCAGCCGCTTTAAGCTCGCTTACCACTTTCTGCGTGTATTCCCGAACCGCTGACTTCAATTCCTCGAAGGACAGGTTCTCCCATGCTTTGGGGCGAATTTGCTGGCCAGGGTGAGCCCACTCATCCGAGTAGTGGAAATCGACCAACAGCTTCATGCCTTTGGCCTTCACCCGTGAAGCCATCCGAATGACATCTTGCTTGTCGTTGTAGCCATTCGACTTCTGCGGATCATTCCATAAACGAAGGCGAACATAGTTCACCCCCCGATCCTTCAAAATATCGAGCAAATCCCGCTTCGTACCGTCACTGTCGACATATGTACCGCCATTGTCTTCAATCGCCGTAAGCGTGGAAATGTCCACCCCGCGCGCATAATCGTCGCGATATTGCTGCACCGTGACCGTGGCGGAAGGCTGCACGGAGGCGCCGTACACCGTCCCCGTTACGGTAAAGCTGCCTGCTGCATCGTACTGCCCCGGATCGATCGCAGCCCAGTCGACGGGCACGGCCGCTCGTCTGCCATTGGAATAATGGGCATTTACCTCTTTCGGCAGCTCAGGGGTTACCCTTCTCAGCGTCGACACGCTAACCGAATCATAAGAAGTAATGTCCGCAGGCTCCGTGCCTTCTTCCTGTCCCCAGATTTGAAGCTCGGAGATGGCAGCCCAAGCACCGGTTTCTTTGTAAAATGGCATACTGACTTTCACGTATCTTGCGCCCGATGCCTGAAACTCCAGACTGGCCGTGCTCTCTGCATGATCATTATCCGTACGGTCCACTTGTTTCGTCCACGTTTCCCCATCCACGGATGTCTCGACGGCATACCGAACGACCACATCCGAATCCTTCCAGGTCACCTCGGCGCCGGACAATGCATACGCTTCTTGCAGATCAACCATGACCCATTGCGGACTGTCCGCCGACGTTGCCGCCTTGGCCATCCAATGTGTATCCGGACTCCCGTCTACCAAATGCTCCTTCTTGCTGCCGTACTCCTGGTATTCCGAGCTTACCGATACCGGTTTGTTCAGGGCAACATTTACGTTTGCCGCAGCAGCGGGCCGCGCCGTCCATCCCCAATCACAGATGATCAGCAGCAAGGCCAGACAGCCGCATATGTACTTTTTGTTCACTTTCCGATCTCCCCCTCATGCATTGGCATGCCTTGATTTGTACAAGTGATGCACTAAATCACCTCTAATTGTAAGCGCTTCTATTTGGAGAGGAACACGGCATTTTGCAAAGGAAACAGCAGTTATTGCAACAAAATGCGCCTATCCTTCACGCGCACGGCCCAATGCAAAAAGCCTGTCCCCCTGCCAGATGCCGGCCGGAAACAGGCTTATTCTACTTGAGAGCTGGATATGGGATCGAAGCGGCTGCTGCATCAGATAATAGAGTGTTTCTTCGGCCGATCATTTGTCCAGTTTCAATTCCAATTGAACTTGAATGTCGTTTTCGGTGGACAGTACAACCGAGTGTGGGTTCGTCATGCCAAAGTCTTCGAATGTCACGACCGTGGTTGCGGACAACAGCAATTGGTTGTTTTCTTGCGCCGCTTTGACATCAAACGTGACTTCTTTCTCAATGCCTCTAACCGTTAACGTGCCGTTCATTTTGAAGTCGACCGTTTGGCCTGCCGGCCATTCTGCCGGAACGCCTTCAAACGATGTTGCTGTAAACGTCGCCTGCGGATTCGTTGCGATGTCGAAGAAATCGGCCTGTTTCACGTGCTCGTCGCGCTGAGCGTTGCCGGAATCCAGGCCATCCAGTTCGATCTGTCCGCTGGCGGACATCTGGGATGGATCGTCCACATTCACTGTCCAGGAGCCGCTAACCTGCTCGTCCACGAAGTTGACGGTTTCGCGCGATGTCGTTACGGAGAAATACACTTTCGAACCTTCGGCAATGTTCCAATCGCCATTCAGCTGCTCCGCTCCCGCAGCTTCGCCCGTTGTGGAGCTCGTCTCTCCGCCATCGCTCACCGCGGAACCCGAAGTGCTGGCTGGCAGTACCTGCTCAATCTCGACGTTGTTGCCCAAATAGCTGTTCGCGAAATAATAACCCCCACCACCAAGCACCGCTATCGCGGCTACGCCGGAAATCACCCAAGTCTTCGTCTTTTTATTCATCTCTATTCTCCTCCAATGATTGGTTATTTGTTTGTTCGTTGGAAGTATCTTATCAACCGAATGTGTCAAGATGACGTCAAAACGAAAACCAAGGGAAATTTTCCTTCAATTTTCTGAAAAAAGGGGCCTTGGCTTTGAGAAATGTGATCATGTACAATCAGTTCAGGCCGTGTGCCGATAATAATCGAAGGCAATGGAAAGGAGAAGCCGCTTTGAAATCCATACTCATCGTCGAAGATGAGGAAGCTATCGCACGCGTGCTGGCTGCCTATCTGAGAAAAGCAGGATTCGATGTGCGACATGCCGCGGACGGGCCGACGGCCCACAGCATGTTTGATGCGAGCACGCCTTCCCTCGTTCTGCTGGATGTCATGCTGCCCGGCATGGACGGCTGGGAGCTGCTGCGAATGATTCGTGATAAAAGCGCATGTCCAGTCATCATGCTGACGGCACTGGACGATATACAGGACCGCCTGAACGGCTTGAATGCCGGGGCGGACGATTATATGAGCAAACCCTTTGTGCCGGAAGAGGTCGTGGCACGGGTCAATGCCGTGCTGCGCCGCAATCCCTACTTGACGGCGGGCGGTGCAGGCAAGCGATATTTTGGCAGCCTGGTGATTGACCTGACGGCCAAGCAGGTTTTGCTGCACGGTGCAGAAGTGGCGCTCACGCCAAGAGACTTGTCGCTGCTGCTGTTCCTGTCCGAATATCCCAACCGGACCTTCACGAGAGACCACTTGATCGAACAGGTATGGGGGCTCGACTATGATGGAAGCGACCGGGCCGTGGACTTGTCCATCAAGCGGCTGCGCCAGGCTCTAGGCCAATGGGAATCGGAAACGGGAGAAATTCGCACGCTGCGGGGAATGGGGTATCAATTTTGGATCGCCAACTAAAACCGAATCCGCCCACACGCAAAACATCCATGCTGTCCTACTGGACTCTTCGCTATTTTCTGATTCTTTGTATCGGATTCACCCTGATTGCAGCAGGAGCGCTCTATTGGATTCGCAGTACGTCCATTGAGAAAAGCATGAAAACCGCCGAATTGCTCGGCCTTGAGATCGCGGAAAAAGTGACCGGACCGGGAAACAAGCTGCTCATCCCCCCGGACATCGATATGCTGGTGGACAAGCGGATCAAACTGTTCAACACGGACAACTATTTCTGCATCATGGTGCTGGACAACAACCATCATTTGATGTACTCCAGGCCGAAAATGACGCAGGACGATGTGCGCTATCATCTGTCGGATGACTTGAATGCGCCAAGGAACAAGAACTACGCCGGCGTTACCGTCAACATTACAGACTCGAATGAAACCCTTGGCAAAGTATGGGTCATGCAGTCCAAAAAGTCGCTCACGTTCAGCACGGAAACGTTTGTCATCGTGGTGCTGCTGCTCGCCGCCTTGATTCTGTGCGGCTGGTTCACCATATATTGGTTGTCGCGCAAGCTCTCCAAACCGATCCGGCAAGTCGCCCATGCGGCAGAACAGATCCGAATCGGCAATTATGAGGTCAATCTGGACATCGATACGAAGGAACAGGAAATGAATGAACTTGTCAGCTCCTTCCGGGATATGTCCATTCGCCTGAAACAATTGGAAGAATGGCGCGCCTTGTCCTTGGCTGGGGTCACTCATGAATTGAAAACCCCGGTCACCTCCATCAAGGGTCTGGTCATGGCCGTACGGGATGACATTGTCAGCCCCCAGGAAGGAAAGGAATTTCTCGATATCGCTCTGAAGGAATCTCAGCGGATGGAACGTATGGTCGCCGATTTGCTGGACTATAACGCCATGAGCGCCGGCAGCGTGGCGGTGCGGCATGAACGTATCGATCTCCATCTGCTGGTAAGGGAAATCATCTATCAGTGGAGGATCACCTGCGAGGACAAAATGCCCGAGATTGAATTGGAAGCGTCAACGGGCACGCAGTATGCGATCGGCGATGCGCTCCGCGTTCAGCAGATCATCGTCAACTTGCTGAATAACGGGCTTCAAGCCATGTCTGATGAACAAACGCCTGCGTTCCGGATTCGCCTGCAAGCCGAGGGAGAGCATCTCTCGATCGATGTACGGGACTATGGCACAGGCATTGCTCCTGAAGACCAGCCCAAAATCTTCGAACGCTTCTACCGCGGCGAACTCAAAAAACGCCGGACTCGCGGACTCGGACTTGGTTTGACTTACAGTCGTCTGCTCGCCGAAGCGCAGGACGGAGAACTGTTCCTCGCTTCCAGCAGCCCGGAAGGCAGTATCTTTACGCTAAGGCTTCCGCTCTGGACCCCGGCGGATCAGCACAAGCGCGAGCAAACCTACCGTTCTCCGGTCAATGCTTGACACACCGATGGCAGACCAAAAACACCTCCGAAAGATTCTCTGACGAAATCTTCGGGGGTGTCAATTTCTTCAAGATCAAAAGCTAAGTCGTTACCGGTCTCGGCATGTATTCGGAATAAGCCTCTGTCACAAACTGCTCTTGCAGCGAACGGCCGGCAATGATCGCTTTCCGCTTGGCTTTGAGAACGATCTGCTCCACGTCGGCGAAGCTGCAGCCTTCGAGGCGGTTGCATATGTAGTCCGGTAATCCCGGTTCGTGTTCGAAGGAACCGATCAGCTTGCCCACATACGTCTCACGGCTTTGGCGATCAGGCATGGTATAATTTATTTTTGTATCGAAACGACGCCATATCGCATGATCCAACTGTGCGTCCAGATTGGTCGCCGCCATAAACACACTTTCCCCTTCCCACTCATCCATGCATTGCAATAAGGTGTTGACCACCCTCGCCATTTCTTTCACTTCATCATTCGATTCCCGGGTACGGGCAATGGCATCGAATTCGTCCATGAACAGCACGCACGGATTCGTTCGGGCATATTCAAACAGCTTGCGGACGTTAGAGCCGGTCTCTCCGAGATGACTGTGGATGATCGCATCCAGACGGACGAGCACAAGCGGCAGCTGCAGTCGGGCTGCCAAATACGAAGCGGTTAGCGTTTTACCCGTTCCCGGCGGGCCAAACATGACCAACCTGTTCGGCAAAGGTACATCGTGAGCCGCAAATCGCTCCTTCATGCCTTGGATCGCAATAAATTCTTCGACGATTCTTTCATTTTCTGCGGAAAATACGATATGTCTCGCTTTGCGCTCACATTCTTTGCTTGTATAAAATGCAGCCATATCCATGCCTTTAGCTCGCGGCATACGGTAGGAATTCATAGATTTGCCCATGATCTCGGATGCTCCTCATTTCATCGTGGTTTAATCGTAATTATTACTATTAAACAATAACATAAGAAGCCCATTTTGCAAAGGCTGTCTAGTTATTATGCAAATCATCCATGGACTACAGATCATCCTGTTGCAAGCGTGCCCAATATTTGTTATTCTTAATTTGCATTCTTGTAAAACGCAAAAAAGCCCTGCATCTCATGCTAGAGCAAATGATCAGATTCGCAAGCGGCAACTTGCTAAGTCTGGAGCGTTTTACCATGAATGACAATTCCGATAAAGCGAGGTCACAATCATGGCAAAAGACGTATTGTGTGAAGTTAACTCCTGCCGTTACTGGGCTCAAGACAACAAATGCAGCGCTTCTTCCATCTACATTGTAAGCCACAGCAACAAAGAGGCGAACACTTCTTCTGAAACAGATTGCAAAACATTTGAAGTAAAATAAACATCTCTCTTGAAGGAAAGGGACCCTGGCCGGTTCCTTTTCTTTTTGTATTGTAACAAGAATGATAATTATTATCAAGCTTTATTTTTAAAATGTTCCCCGGTTTTGCTCACGGATGCACATTCGGGCGCCTCCCCACGTAAACTACGGCAGCAGGAAATCTGCCCATGACCGAATCGATCCAAGAGGTGAATGTGTATGCCCGCTAAAAACGGCCAGCAGTATATCAACCGCATCGACGAACAAACCGTCCCTTGCTGGTACAAGGGAGAGCTTTTGAGCGGTAAACGCTCCGAACATTTCGCGTTCTCCGGATTGATGCGCACGCAAGCGAAAATGTATGACTTGCAGCATGACCCGCAATGGGCCGACGTGATGACCTATGCTTCCCCATCCGACGGGAGCCCTGTAGGCATGTCTTTTCTTCCGCCCACCGATGTCAACGATTTGCGCAGACGCCGAAAAGCGATGAACATCTGGTCAGGCATCCACCATGGTTTTCTGGGGAGATCTCCGGATTACATGAATACAGCGATTATGGCCTTCTATACTGCCGCAGAAGTACTTAACGAAGCATCGCCGCAATATGCCGAAAATTTGAAAAATTATTACGCCTACTGCCGGGACAATGATATCACCCTCTCTCATGCCTTCATCCAGCCGCATGCGAGCAAAATTTCGGGTCTGTTGGATTCCACGGAAGAATCGATCGCCGCCAAAATCGTGGAACGCACCCATGAGGGCCTGATCGTCAGCGGCGCGTTTCTGATGGCGACCCAAGGCGCCACCTCGGACGAAGTCCTTGTGTATCCTTCGCCTTCGCCTGCACCATTCGAAGACGAGAACCCGTTTGTTTTTGCCTTCGCGGTGCCCAATGACTTGCCGGGAATTACAATGGTATGCCGGGATAGTTACGCGGCGGAGTCGGATTTCAATTACCCGCTCAGCTCCAAATACGAGGAAATGGACAATTTGGTGATCTTCGATCATGTGCTGGTGCCCAATGACCGAATTTTTTTCGCCGGAGAAGAGGAACTGTCCCCCCTCCTGTTTCGGGAAAGCCATTTCCACGTTCATGCCGGTCATCAAGTGCTGTGCCGGTATATTGCCAAAACCGAGTTTCTGCTCGGAACGATCCAATTGTTGACTGATACGCTCGATTTGGGCTCCGAATCACATGTTATCGAAAAAACAGCCCGCGTGATGGCAGGCCTGGAAACGTTGAAAGCATTATCCGTTGCGGCAGAGGAAGGTGCCATTCCGGACGGACGGGGGTTTGTTTTGCCTGCCCCCAAACCGTTATTGGCCGCCAACCTCATCTATCCCAAGCTGTATCCCGACATCATCGAAATTTTGCAGCTCGTCGGTTCGAGCGGCATGATCATGATCCCGCAAGAAGAAGACTTCCGCTCGGCTGCGGCGGCACACCTGGAAACGTACCTGAAAGGCAGCGATTTGGCATCATTTGAACGGACCGCTTTATTTCGTCTCATATGGGAACTCGGCGCCGGATCATTCGGCGGGAGACAAAAGCAGTTCGAACGTTTCTTCTTCGGCAACACGATTACAGCGTCGGGCCGACTGGTTTCGGCTTATTCCGGCGATGATCGCTTCCGCAAACAAGTGCTTGATTTCATCACGGATACAAACCGCTAAACGTTAGGCCATTCGGCGGACACTACATCCGATGGTCGTAGACGGTCATTAGCTCCGAGGCCGGTCTGCCCACGCTCAGATCGCCGAAAGAAGGCCGGTCCCCATAGCCGATGTGGAACACGCCCAATACCCGTTCCGCGCTCGTTAAACCCATCAGATTCATAAACACGGGATGCTGCTGGTAGTCATTTGTTTTCCAGACTGCCTGCAGCCCCTGCTCCGCCGCAAGCTGGCTGAACCTTCTGCTCCATGCTTTGGCCTGCAGCGGATCATCTTCCCGGGCGTTAAACGGTGCCACGACGACAAGATGCGCGGGAATGGCTTCGGTGTATTGATACGCGGCCCAATCCCCGTAACGATCCGCCAGATGAGGGGGATAACTCTGACGAACCGCCTCCAGGTAGAGCTGGCGCCCTTCTCCGGAGAACAGCATAAACCGCCAGGGCTCCGGCGTCATAACGTATAATGAAGGATCTGCTTGATCAAGCAACCGTGCGATTACGGATTTCGGAACAGGCAGCGGACTGAACTCGCAGCCGCCTGTGCGCTTTTTGCCATGCCCCATATCTTGCCTCATACCTGCCGACATTTCTTCGCTCCCCCCTTGTTCCTCTGTCCATACGAATCGGCGTATCCATGCATGCTTCTGTCAGCATTCCGCCACTATAAGTGACGTTACATCACCCAATTTTTCTTGGGCTCGCCTTCGCATTTCCAGCGGTCCGTTTCGTCATGTATGCGTGCCTTATCCCGAGGTGTAAACCGATCCGAATCCAGGCACGACTCCTTCGCTCGGGGAATGCTTTCCCGGACAAGCCGGATGTAATCCTGCGAGCGCTGCAGCGACCTCGGCCCGGGGAGATGGCGGATTTTGCGCCCCTCTAACAGGCAATACGTTTCGATCATGCCCGGCAGCTGCCCGAAAGCTTCCCAGCAAAATAAGGTAGCCATATGCTGGAATGCTTCAACCACATTGGGGTCGTAAACGACCATGTATTTCTGGATCAGCAGCGAGTCCCAACCGGCAGGCTGCCAGACCGTCTGAAAAATCATGGACAAATGCATGGACATGGACGGTATTTCCGTTTTCCACTGTTCGAACACGATGGACGGATAATCCAGATCTTCGTTCATGGCCGCCACGAGGGACAACTCGTCGGTAATCCGGTTTTTCACGTCCCAATAATGCAATACGGAATCGAAACCGGTCGTTTTTTTGGGCCACCA contains the following coding sequences:
- a CDS encoding glycosyl hydrolase 53 family protein; the encoded protein is MNKKYICGCLALLLIICDWGWTARPAAAANVNVALNKPVSVSSEYQEYGSKKEHLVDGSPDTHWMAKAATSADSPQWVMVDLQEAYALSGAEVTWKDSDVVVRYAVETSVDGETWTKQVDRTDNDHAESTASLEFQASGARYVKVSMPFYKETGAWAAISELQIWGQEEGTEPADITSYDSVSVSTLRRVTPELPKEVNAHYSNGRRAAVPVDWAAIDPGQYDAAGSFTVTGTVYGASVQPSATVTVQQYRDDYARGVDISTLTAIEDNGGTYVDSDGTKRDLLDILKDRGVNYVRLRLWNDPQKSNGYNDKQDVIRMASRVKAKGMKLLVDFHYSDEWAHPGQQIRPKAWENLSFEELKSAVREYTQKVVSELKAAGAMPDMVQIGNEINSGVLNGLNSNVNFDENAALLNSGIAGVRDVEGGDQVRIMIHLAEGGKSEMFDWYFGELEKGNVDYDTVGLSYYPFWHGTFADVQATMNLIAEKYGKDVIIAETSYPFSFKNGDAHGNIIGTPESLHVGGATFPATVQGQYDVIAGIMDMIAKVPGNKGAGFFYWEPAWIAADVGWIASEGDAWENQAMFDYDEYPGNGGYSYEGRALDSLDVYKRGIAIEPANRQRLWAAISRAEALVESDFEAESWKTLAPAIEQARQVYEQAYANTGLTQAASDAAAQALEEVMLHMEVIPADLTALQAKIEEARTYKEADWSAATWAVLAKALEQAERVWADPRSTQTEVNAAAEKLDKAIQGLSDVDKTALTIRIGEVQQLAESSYTKRSWHALRTALQAAIAVRDKADAIQAEVSQSLADLERAAEGLISLEALTTGKTAEASSSAGTGGGQANSPGGAIDGNPNTSWGTDQSVGSWWQVDLGQTAVLRKIEMSMWSGGIKYRIDVSDDNEHFTTVIDTTSDVVVSTSPRHVLPEGTKGRYIRVTVTAGSTWVGFLDFEAYGVFPADSSALASTVDAVKSLRQSDYTRESWSGLTQALDLAHTLLADEETSSAELAAANDALSRAINGLVKQPQTTDPGTGTGTGGTTQPSQPGTSGSGNHGDAAHEGTIPNIAETGNDPRGSSMTIQGTLTQGVEYVVQPTPGQVAQQVKALGSGQKSLTLIADVPDSAEAVTFKLDAGQFAGWVRSESLQVLELSFKQTRVRVYLEDLESLKGNVSGALEIRVGGMPSDATDEQQAAMKSGREIVQLRLSVNGEPVAWTNRGIEVLLEELSGPSADHRVLIMQTLRDNGKLKPILFSHYDAAGKRFAFKPNEQGTFVLTEIAVPFNDIQQHAWALNEVGELYGKGVVSGMTGDSFKPQEALTRAQFLQLLTGALADMNHEKESILLPADVNEDAWYAEAVRRGMQMGIVTGKADGTFGANEPVTREQMAVMLQRALQAMHGGEAANASAAATSRFSDDESISAYAKQAVAAMQDLGLLQGMADGRFEPQGTTSRAQGAVVAARMLRQLY
- a CDS encoding YceI family protein produces the protein MNKKTKTWVISGVAAIAVLGGGGYYFANSYLGNNVEIEQVLPASTSGSAVSDGGETSSTTGEAAGAEQLNGDWNIAEGSKVYFSVTTSRETVNFVDEQVSGSWTVNVDDPSQMSASGQIELDGLDSGNAQRDEHVKQADFFDIATNPQATFTATSFEGVPAEWPAGQTVDFKMNGTLTVRGIEKEVTFDVKAAQENNQLLLSATTVVTFEDFGMTNPHSVVLSTENDIQVQLELKLDK
- a CDS encoding response regulator transcription factor; its protein translation is MKSILIVEDEEAIARVLAAYLRKAGFDVRHAADGPTAHSMFDASTPSLVLLDVMLPGMDGWELLRMIRDKSACPVIMLTALDDIQDRLNGLNAGADDYMSKPFVPEEVVARVNAVLRRNPYLTAGGAGKRYFGSLVIDLTAKQVLLHGAEVALTPRDLSLLLFLSEYPNRTFTRDHLIEQVWGLDYDGSDRAVDLSIKRLRQALGQWESETGEIRTLRGMGYQFWIAN
- a CDS encoding HAMP domain-containing sensor histidine kinase, which gives rise to MDRQLKPNPPTRKTSMLSYWTLRYFLILCIGFTLIAAGALYWIRSTSIEKSMKTAELLGLEIAEKVTGPGNKLLIPPDIDMLVDKRIKLFNTDNYFCIMVLDNNHHLMYSRPKMTQDDVRYHLSDDLNAPRNKNYAGVTVNITDSNETLGKVWVMQSKKSLTFSTETFVIVVLLLAALILCGWFTIYWLSRKLSKPIRQVAHAAEQIRIGNYEVNLDIDTKEQEMNELVSSFRDMSIRLKQLEEWRALSLAGVTHELKTPVTSIKGLVMAVRDDIVSPQEGKEFLDIALKESQRMERMVADLLDYNAMSAGSVAVRHERIDLHLLVREIIYQWRITCEDKMPEIELEASTGTQYAIGDALRVQQIIVNLLNNGLQAMSDEQTPAFRIRLQAEGEHLSIDVRDYGTGIAPEDQPKIFERFYRGELKKRRTRGLGLGLTYSRLLAEAQDGELFLASSSPEGSIFTLRLPLWTPADQHKREQTYRSPVNA
- a CDS encoding ATP-binding protein; the protein is MGKSMNSYRMPRAKGMDMAAFYTSKECERKARHIVFSAENERIVEEFIAIQGMKERFAAHDVPLPNRLVMFGPPGTGKTLTASYLAARLQLPLVLVRLDAIIHSHLGETGSNVRKLFEYARTNPCVLFMDEFDAIARTRESNDEVKEMARVVNTLLQCMDEWEGESVFMAATNLDAQLDHAIWRRFDTKINYTMPDRQSRETYVGKLIGSFEHEPGLPDYICNRLEGCSFADVEQIVLKAKRKAIIAGRSLQEQFVTEAYSEYMPRPVTT
- a CDS encoding DUF1540 domain-containing protein produces the protein MAKDVLCEVNSCRYWAQDNKCSASSIYIVSHSNKEANTSSETDCKTFEVK
- a CDS encoding 4-hydroxyphenylacetate 3-hydroxylase N-terminal domain-containing protein — protein: MPAKNGQQYINRIDEQTVPCWYKGELLSGKRSEHFAFSGLMRTQAKMYDLQHDPQWADVMTYASPSDGSPVGMSFLPPTDVNDLRRRRKAMNIWSGIHHGFLGRSPDYMNTAIMAFYTAAEVLNEASPQYAENLKNYYAYCRDNDITLSHAFIQPHASKISGLLDSTEESIAAKIVERTHEGLIVSGAFLMATQGATSDEVLVYPSPSPAPFEDENPFVFAFAVPNDLPGITMVCRDSYAAESDFNYPLSSKYEEMDNLVIFDHVLVPNDRIFFAGEEELSPLLFRESHFHVHAGHQVLCRYIAKTEFLLGTIQLLTDTLDLGSESHVIEKTARVMAGLETLKALSVAAEEGAIPDGRGFVLPAPKPLLAANLIYPKLYPDIIEILQLVGSSGMIMIPQEEDFRSAAAAHLETYLKGSDLASFERTALFRLIWELGAGSFGGRQKQFERFFFGNTITASGRLVSAYSGDDRFRKQVLDFITDTNR
- a CDS encoding nitroreductase family protein, which codes for MSAGMRQDMGHGKKRTGGCEFSPLPVPKSVIARLLDQADPSLYVMTPEPWRFMLFSGEGRQLYLEAVRQSYPPHLADRYGDWAAYQYTEAIPAHLVVVAPFNAREDDPLQAKAWSRRFSQLAAEQGLQAVWKTNDYQQHPVFMNLMGLTSAERVLGVFHIGYGDRPSFGDLSVGRPASELMTVYDHRM